The following nucleotide sequence is from Sander lucioperca isolate FBNREF2018 chromosome 19, SLUC_FBN_1.2, whole genome shotgun sequence.
ATTTACCTCCATCTTATTAGAGTTTATTTGTGATGGTGATAAATATGGTTGTTTTCTTATCTTGAGCATGAATCACCTCTCATTTCTCAGATAGTGATAAatatggttgttgttgttgttttctttatattgaGCATTAATCACCttttatttctcaaaatatcttAACACATTTTGCCACTCACTGAGTGTTGTCATAAATAAGTACAAAAGTGACATGTTTAATGGTAATTTTggaaataaacaacaacaacaagtcaTTTGAACGTTTTTCTTTATCATTCCCTCATAAAAATGTCTGTATGCAACATAAAGCCTGTAGAAAGTCTGGTGCAAGACACATTCTAGATGACACAGTAAAACATCTCGAATTAAAAATGTCAGTAGCCCCTTATCCCATAAATGAAGATATATTGTTTTCAAAACCTGAATTCACAGTACAAAAATATAATATGCCTTCACTAACTGGATATCGCTAAGTCTATGGTAAACAGCAGACTTTTGATAGTCTTTGATAAATCCTTTCAAATCGTGAGTCCTTCCTATTAACTTGCAATATCATTTGGCACTTTGGCAAACCATGTACTCACAAACCAATGTAAAATAATGCAACCACTAAAGCGTCTATGTGAGGATGTATAAGTCAATACTTTCAGgagaggattttttttctcttggatATCTAACGTCTGCTTTATTGTGTTGAATGGCATTGTTTGGGGAGGATGACATTTACACAGTTTCTCCCGTGATGGCCAATTAGACAGCCTCTGCAGAAGTTTCAGTTGACACAGACATTGTTACTTTGGCTATTTTCACAGTGGTCTTTACACAGCTCTCTGCAGCCCTGTTGGCAGAAATGTTGGCATTTCTGTTCTGGCAGTCTGACTCAAGGCTATTATCCAACTGCTGGGCACTGCCCCTGCAGGCATGGCAGGAGCTGAGGAAGGCGCGCCGCATGTCCTTGCTCCTCAAGGCGTATATGATTGGGTTGACGGTGGAGTTGAGCAGGCAGAGCATGCTGCAGAATGCAAATACCGTCTTGATGTCATCGTCCATCTTCCAGAAGAGATCATAGACCATGATGGCGAGCACTGGGCCCCAGCAGATGACCAGCACCACCAGGATGAGCACCAGGGTCTTTGCCAGACGGATGTCCATGCGTGTCTGCTCAGGGCGCGTGGTCTGCACTTTAGTCCCATCTGCTGAGTAAACAACAAGGCTCTTCTGGGAGGTGCGGCTCAGCATGCGCACAGCATGGTGGTGTGCTTTCCACAGGATGTATATGTAGGCGTAGATAATGAAAAGAACCAGCACGCTGGTTACACCGATCCAGAACAACAGATAGTTCTCGTCAATCAGAGGGAATATGTCTGAGCAAACAGAATTGAGACGTTTACAGTTCCAGCCCAGTAGAGGCAGCACTGCGATCACGATGGAGATGGTCCACATCACACAAAAGGCAATGACAGCCTTGGTCCGTGTCACAATGCGCCTGTAGGAAAGAGGACGGTGTATGGAGATGTAGCGGTCGATAGCAGTGAGGAAAAGGCTCCCCACAGAGGCAGTGAACGATGCCGTGACTCCACCCAGCTTGAAGAGAAAAACATTGGGGCTGTCCTTCCTGTGAAAGACATGGAAGTCCAGAAAGCTGTAGACAAATATGACACTTCCAAGAAGGTCAGCCACAGCCAGACTGCCAATGAAGTGGTAGGACGGCCTGCAGCGGAGGGTGCGAGACTGGAAGATGACGCAGAGCACCACCAGGTTCTCAAGCACCGTAAAGGTACCCAGAGTCAGAGACATCACAGCCACAGCCAGCTGCTGGCTGGGAGTCAGGATCATGAAACACTCCATGTCCATGAAGTTTTCCCCACATTGTATATTGTTAGTCTCATCTCTGAATGTGCTCCTGTTGCCGAACAAGTCTGTGGCATTGGTGGGGTAGAAGGGGATGCCCTTGAGGATGAGCTCCTCATCCGCAGGTACTTTGTTAGGGAAGGAGTTGCTGCGGAAAGCAGATAAGGGCTTCTGCAGAGAGAAACCCGCCTTGAAGTCTACATCATTGAGGGGGTCGTCATAGTTAGCGTCGTTGGAGCCCAGATACTGTAAACCAGATGTAATAGTCCGGAAGGTGGTGTCCGCCACACCATCCAGCACAGATTTCATGTCTGTGTCTGAGGGTAATACTGCAGTCTAAGATGCCCAGACAACCTGCAAATTGATGACAAACATTTGATATAAAAAACCTTCACATTATGCAAATATTTGGAAATATTTTGTACAACTGTAGATATagttttttattacattttatagaaTGCCTGAATTGGGCATAAACCACATTTCTCTGAGAGCTGGTGTAGCTACTTATAAATATCGCATCATGCACCTTATCAACACATATTCAATTTTCTTTTAAGAACTGAAAACCtacttaaaataaacaaaaacaaaaaaaacatgagggTGATGATAAAACGCCTCTTTTTCTGTGAGGTGCAGAATAAGACAATGCAATTTATCTCTACCTGTACAGACTGGAACACTATTGCAAAAACAGatacacagttaaaatctaattaAATCTATGTAAAACAttatacagtaggctatatgCATGCTCAAATGTTGACAGTCTAATTTACTGTAAGAGTAAGATATAAAAGCGGCATAATtgcttttaaataatttaaatgtatGCAGGTTtggaaaattattttttagAAAGTCTTATAATCTATGCAGGAGTGCCGATTTATCGTTGATCTGGTGCAAAAAGCAAAAATGCATTCAGGAAAATCCGCAATACTTTCATGTTGGGACAAAATACACAACGCATTTAACTTCTAATAAAAGAAAGGAAACAATTCTAAAAGCcgcatttaaacattaaaataagaaAAGTGCTTCTTTACCTTACATAATGTTTTCCAAGTGCGCAGAATCGTCCTTTACCACCGCGCGTTAATCCAAGTCAGAAGCGCATCATCCAACCAGCACAGATCTCACATAAAAAGAGAGACACaccagtgtgcatgtgtgagaaaTGAAACcaccattatcatcatcattattcgTTTCTTTTTCAAATTCTATATGTAACATAAGTTTATCAGCTGTTGAAGTGTCTTCGCTCTTGAGGTGCGCTCCTGCTTTGTGGACACAGGTTGCTCCCGCGTCTCTccagtctttctctctgtgtcttcacTTATGAAGCGTCGCTCCTACAAGCCCTGTGACGTGTTTCCATATAGCTTTATCTGCCCAACCCATGAAGCTAGTGCGGTGCAAATGAACAAGGGAGACaacagtggtggtggtggagggagGCTTATAAAAAGGATCTGATTTGAATTCCCAAAGCTCCTCCTAGCAGACGATGTGCTCGGACAAAGAGCAGGCATCAACACAGcacaaagcaacaaaaaaaaacctagaTTAAGAATAGCTTTGAATATTATCTTCCTAATTCATGAGGTAATTGTGAAGACAATTCCTACATTTCGCAGGAACAAAAAGCTGCATTTCTCCTATGCAATCCCCACATGAAGGTAACTTTTTATCTAggcttttctttttcctttaatGCATTCAAAGGCAGATAGAGGTTGCAGACGTCATTGCTAGTCAGTGTATGTCTGTTTATTGTGTGAATAATTAACCACAATGGAAAACAGAAAGCAGACTTTATAATTTTAATGTTTCCCCATTGAATAGCTGTTTTTTGACTGTGTACCTATTACGTTTTTCACTTTCCTGATATTGTCAGATCCAAACCAATTATTTGGAGTACTGTACTTCAAACTAAGTCAAAACAAAGTCAGTGTTTGTATTTGGatgaaaatacaaaagaaaagtgCATTTTAGAAGCCAAATATGTCATTTATACActtagaaataaaactcagataAGCTGAGCAGTGATGTGACCACACAAGATGattaacatattttattatgttttttttctgatgtcccttcccctcaggatgaaccATTTAGTTATCAGCACATTCAATCAGATTACACACCACCAAATTAACGAGTCAGATCCTGCTATAATTCACATTAGCAACGATACAGCCTTTGCCTGgccttaataaaaacaaattcaatTCACTGATTATGAATTATCTAATTTGCATGTATTCATTTGGCCACATCCATGCAAACATTTGAgtgatgtttcttttttttaaatttctttacACCGTCTTCCACAATGGCAGAATAAATGGTGCAGGCCAAGGAGACAAGAGTTAAGTGGCTGCATTGTTGTAGATAAAATCAGAATAGATGCATTAATGTGACATTTGGCGGCCACAGATGACAGAACATGAAAACCTTTTGCCACTTCAAGGACTGAAATGAGGCTATAACTCTATCATCATCGCAGGTGTAATTATTAATAGCATTCAGCCATGGCTGCCGTCTCTGTCTGAAATGACCAAAATGTTCTGCTTCACAAAATCAGAAGACATTTACcgtcaaaaaaatgtcataaatgtCTAAAACATAAAACTTGCCGAATTCCAGGTTCATATGTCTGTGAATTTTCCTTTTTGTGGCAAAATTGTCTGCTGGCAGCTTGTCACTGTAAGCAGCTGAGTACATTTTCTCATCAATCTTTAGGCAAACAGAGAACGAACACATTATTTACAGTCATGATCTGCAGGACTAGATACAGATTAAAGCAGAGCCGTCCACACACTGATTCAAACCTGAGAGCGGCCCAAAAATAAGAGCCCTCCTCTTTGATAACTGATTAGCTCTAGCAAAGTAAGTGGCAGATAAATGCCTTGTTCTAGGAAACATCAAAGGActgagaacagagaaacactggTTCACTTCCTTTCTTTAGAGTTTCACGGATTGTACAGAAGCCTGAAGTCATGATGTTCCAGTTAAACGTTTTGTGTCGACTTCTGTTTCCTACATTTCTGGGAATATCTGCACAAGGGTTATGTACGTGTAGTCTAGCCAGTAAGCCAAATAACAGTGTATCTATGCTAGCCGCTTCGTTTATTGAAGGTATCTTTTATGAAGAAATCCATATCTCTGCCACCTCCATGATGGATTTCTCTATTAATTATGTGTCAGGGTCCTTGTAAATTGCAGgattattgaaaaaaacaaacacatttttataagGGACTGACAACAAAATGTGTTGTTTATCATTGACGTTTTAGATCACTGaaagtctagaccacactccataatttacagagacccaacaattgtCCCAAGAGCgtgcatttggtgcaacagcagtgaggaaaaacttccttttaacaggcgGGTGCCATCTGCCGCCACCGGTACAGAGAGAATAATACCTAActacaattatatatatatatatatatatatatatatatatatatatgtatgacaTTTGGCGAGTTCTGGTGGTGAAGACGAAACACCAAAAATGCTTACAGccacaatgctaacatgttggcgttcagcaggtataatgttcacCATATTTACCatcatagtttagcatgttagcatgctaacatttgttaaTTAGCACTAAAAACAAAGTACAATTAGTTTAACAGGTATTAGATCATAAATCAAAGCACTGGACGTATTGCAATGTTGACCTTATGAGATTAACGATCAGTGATCACCAAAGATTTACAATCAATCCAGGAATGTGTGTATgaaattagttgtcaactaatcCAGAACATGTTGATATTTTCTGCTGGAtaagtgaattttttttaattcgatATTTCAGTCTATACCATAGTAGTGGACTAACCGAAACAGACTGACTGACCAACATTTTCATCACGAAACAGCACCCAACAAGTACATCAGTAAAAGCAGTTCTCATACATTTTGGTAGATGGTAATGGTAGATTTGTTATAGATGTGATTTGTTATGTTGTGATAGATTAGTTTGATGTGTATTATTTGACAGCATGCGGAAATGTGCAGGTTTTTCTTACATCTACATCATTTTTACAGCATGCACAATGAAGTATTCACACCCATTTGATTGATAACCCGACAACAGCTAAATGTATCTCTGTGAGACTGAGTACAATCCTCCCTGTCACCTGTGTGCAAAGTAACCAATTGCCTTTTATGTTTGTGTAGACCTGCAGCACACATAAATATTTCATCTTACATTACatctgacataaaaaaaatctgcaagCATGGTGCAGAATAACGCACTGATCTTACTCTAAACATAACAAACACCTGAAATAGCAAATACTAAATGTTCCAGCAAAAACATTGTACAACATAATTTGAGTTTCATCCGCTTATTTTTCTGATCCCAGTTACTGAGACTTTGTAATATCCACCACATGGAGCAGTTAGACTTTAGGCAGCAGGGTTTGCCaaactgactgctgctgtattgtGACAGTTTTCTCTGACTTGATGGCCATCTGCGTGTTAGTTGTGGTACATAACATTTTGTCCTCCAGTGACTCACATTGAGTCCATGGAACAGAGAAAAGAGCTCAGGGGGGGGAATAAAAACTGCAGTCAGAAGGAACTATTCCAGTAGTAATTTGACTAACTGATCGCTATTCAGTGCCAAATGTCAGACTCCCCAGTTTAGGGCTGTTTGGCACACTTTATTGCAACATGCATAGAGGACAAAAGTACCTTCTGTTCACATTAAGATGCAAGACCCGTTTTACCATGCtatttgtaattttaaacaTAACCTATTAAAATGTAAGTGTACTAGTGAAGATTTAATAGAATAAAGCAAAGTCAAAGGATTGGCAATTGACGATATATGTATTTCGTCTGGCCTATTATTTTTGAAAGTTGTGTTCAAGCTTGTTGCTGCAGTGATTTCCTGTTTACATAGTAGATTGCTTTTTCTTCACAACTGCTTAGGAACAGCTTTACACATAGACTTAGTGAAGGGAGTGCATCCTTGCCACACAGGGTTCAGATTACAGCGATGCTGCCTGAATGAGAGGCAGATATGAGCTCACTCAGGGCTCATAATGCATTTTGCACCAGCCTAATATCCTGCCTCTTTCCTGCAAGTTGTTCCACATTCAAGGCTTTTTCAGGAAGGATCTCTGGCTGACAGAATCTGAGCCCGAATTTCCCAGATACCTCACTAATGTATCAGTAACAACCTTATCAATATGATAGGCTAaggttgaaaaaacaaaacctgtCTAGGATTTCTGCATTCATCTCTGCTCTGCTTCCCACCGGTATTCCCCTGATCTGAATCTTCAAATCGCGGCTACCTTGAGAAACATGAGAGTTCAGTTGCTCATGGTGTTATTAAATAGGCTAACCTGTGATTAAGGTTATCACATGGCCTCTCTATGAGTGAGTCAACCCCATCTGAAAATAGGCCGTGTGTAGTATGTGCATAAGCAGATACTTTTGCCAGTATGCAGTTCTAATAACTTAGAGCTAATTTTTCACGTGCATCATCGGTTCATAACAAATTACAGTTTCTACTGAACTACGACCATACTGAATCTTTGCTCCATTCTGCTAAACAACGACTAGTCATCAGCATTGTGATGAATATATTTGATTAGTTTCAGGGGTCAATTGTCGATGAATCTCATCTGTGTCTACTGTGGCTGGGAAAGAAACGCCACCACATTGTGTATGAAATTATTGGCAGATGGATGTTTTCATTGTTAGTTCTTCCCCCTTAAAAGCCTCTGTAATTTCAGAAGGACACCCCATATTGAAATTCTGTCAGTCAGGTTTGTTTATGCTTTTATTGATTTGatgttttttgactttttttaatgtacaaaCCAAACGACCTTGCTCTCTtgataacaaaaaaatacaacaaaacacagacataaaGTTTGACAGTGCAGGTAAAAGAACAGCATTTAATGATCCAAATAAAGACTTACacgtgttcaatatgttcaatTTGTCAGTATACAATATATGTCtgtgaatatactgtatgttgtttctTTTGTCACAAAGTAATAATTCAAACTGGATGTTGGACGAGAGGCTTTTTGGTAGTGAAATAGGGGGGAAAAATGCTCTGCaagcaggaaaaaaaggaaaatcagcATTTGTTTATCTCCCTGTTCCTACTAAACTTAtacaaaatgcaataaaattgGGATGTCTCACATGGATGAACATTGCAGCTCTCTGCTGAAGTCTGTGGACGGATGATACTGCCTTTGCAAGCATCCTCATACACATTTTAACACACATTTGAACTGAGCATGAAAAGATTCATACCTACTT
It contains:
- the cnr1 gene encoding cannabinoid receptor 1 — protein: MKSVLDGVADTTFRTITSGLQYLGSNDANYDDPLNDVDFKAGFSLQKPLSAFRSNSFPNKVPADEELILKGIPFYPTNATDLFGNRSTFRDETNNIQCGENFMDMECFMILTPSQQLAVAVMSLTLGTFTVLENLVVLCVIFQSRTLRCRPSYHFIGSLAVADLLGSVIFVYSFLDFHVFHRKDSPNVFLFKLGGVTASFTASVGSLFLTAIDRYISIHRPLSYRRIVTRTKAVIAFCVMWTISIVIAVLPLLGWNCKRLNSVCSDIFPLIDENYLLFWIGVTSVLVLFIIYAYIYILWKAHHHAVRMLSRTSQKSLVVYSADGTKVQTTRPEQTRMDIRLAKTLVLILVVLVICWGPVLAIMVYDLFWKMDDDIKTVFAFCSMLCLLNSTVNPIIYALRSKDMRRAFLSSCHACRGSAQQLDNSLESDCQNRNANISANRAAESCVKTTVKIAKVTMSVSTETSAEAV